CATCCCGCAGGAATGGGGTGGCCTCGGACTCGACCTGACCCAGGACGTCGAACTGGCGATGGAACTCGGCTACACCTCGTTGGCGCTGCGGTCGATGTTCGGCACCAACAACGGCATCGCCGGGCAGGTCCTGGTCGGTTTCGGTACCGACGAGCAGAAGTCCGGCTGGCTGGAGAAGATCGCCTCCGGCGAGGTCGTCGCCTCGTTCGCACTCACCGAGCCGGGCGCCGGATCAGACCCGGCAGGGCTGCGGACCAAGGCCGTCCGCGACGGTTCCGACTGGGTGATCACCGGCGAGAAGCGGTTCATCACCAACGCGCCGCTCGCCGATCTGTTCGTCGTGTTCGCGCGGACCCGACCGGCGGACTCGGACGGCACCGGGATCGCCGTGTTCCTGGTTCCCGCCGAGACCCGGGGCATCACCGTGGGCGCGAAGGACCGCAAGATGGGGCAGGAAGGCGCGTGGACCTCGGATGTCCACTTCGACGATGTCCGCGTACCCGCCGCGGCGCTGGTCGGCGGCAGCGAAGACGTCGGGTACCGCGCGGCGATGACGTCGCTCGCGCGAGGCCGCGTGCACATCGCAGCCCTGTCGGTCGGTACCGCGCAACGCGCCCTCGACGAGTCGGTGGCCTGGGCGGCAAGCGCCACCCAGGGCGGCACCGCGATCGGCGAGTTCCAGCTGGTGCAGGCGATGCTGGCCGACCAGCAGACCGGTGTCATGGCCGGCCGCGCGATGGTCCGCGACGCAGCTCGGGCATGGGTCGACGAGACAGACCGGCGGATCGCCCCGTCTGCGGCGAAACTCTTCTGTACCGAGAT
This sequence is a window from Gordonia insulae. Protein-coding genes within it:
- a CDS encoding acyl-CoA dehydrogenase family protein; the protein is MTSVMNTSASTSQVSGEDFADILAATREFVREKVVPREQEILDNDAIPDDIRATAKEMGLFGYAIPQEWGGLGLDLTQDVELAMELGYTSLALRSMFGTNNGIAGQVLVGFGTDEQKSGWLEKIASGEVVASFALTEPGAGSDPAGLRTKAVRDGSDWVITGEKRFITNAPLADLFVVFARTRPADSDGTGIAVFLVPAETRGITVGAKDRKMGQEGAWTSDVHFDDVRVPAAALVGGSEDVGYRAAMTSLARGRVHIAALSVGTAQRALDESVAWAASATQGGTAIGEFQLVQAMLADQQTGVMAGRAMVRDAARAWVDETDRRIAPSAAKLFCTEMVGKVADLAVQVHGGSGYMRDVPVERIYRDVRLLRLYEGTSEIQRLIIGRNLVKRAQR